One window of the Halobacillus litoralis genome contains the following:
- the cysK gene encoding cysteine synthase A gives MRIVNNITELVGQTPLVKLNGSAEDDSAEIYLKLEYMNPGSSVKDRIALSMIEEAEKEGRLKDGDTIVEPTSGNTGIGLAMVAAAKGYKAVLVMPDTMSQERRNLLRAYGAELVLTPGSEGMKGAIKKATELQDNQGYFMPQQFNNEANPLVHEKTTGPEIVEQMGDQLDAFVSGIGTGGTITGAGKVLKEKYPDIKIYAIEPEESAVLSGGDPGPHKIQGIGAGFVPGILDTEIYDEVYKVSKEDSFAAAREAARKDGILGGISSGSAIHVAKEVAKKLGKGKKVVAVIPSNGERYLSTPLYQFEDEE, from the coding sequence ATGAGAATCGTAAACAATATCACTGAATTAGTAGGTCAAACACCTTTGGTAAAATTGAACGGTAGTGCTGAGGATGACAGCGCAGAAATTTATTTGAAATTGGAATATATGAACCCGGGGAGCTCAGTCAAAGATCGTATTGCTCTTTCAATGATTGAAGAGGCCGAAAAAGAAGGTCGTCTGAAGGATGGGGATACGATTGTCGAACCTACGAGTGGAAATACGGGAATCGGCCTGGCGATGGTTGCGGCGGCAAAAGGTTATAAAGCGGTCCTTGTAATGCCGGATACAATGAGTCAGGAACGTCGAAACCTTCTACGTGCTTATGGAGCAGAATTAGTTCTTACTCCTGGTAGTGAAGGAATGAAAGGCGCTATTAAAAAAGCGACTGAATTACAAGATAATCAAGGGTATTTCATGCCTCAGCAGTTTAATAACGAAGCGAATCCTTTAGTACACGAAAAGACGACAGGTCCGGAAATCGTCGAACAAATGGGCGATCAATTGGATGCCTTCGTATCAGGTATCGGCACAGGCGGAACGATAACTGGCGCTGGGAAAGTATTAAAGGAAAAGTATCCTGACATAAAAATTTATGCGATTGAACCAGAAGAGTCCGCCGTTTTATCTGGAGGAGATCCTGGTCCACACAAAATTCAAGGAATCGGGGCAGGTTTCGTACCTGGTATATTAGACACAGAGATTTACGATGAAGTGTACAAAGTCTCTAAAGAAGATTCTTTTGCAGCTGCAAGAGAAGCAGCGAGGAAAGATGGAATTTTAGGTGGAATTTCGTCAGGTTCTGCTATTCACGTAGCTAAGGAAGTGGCGAAAAAGTTAGGAAAAGGTAAAAAAGTTGTGGCAGTCATCCCTAGTAATGGGGAGCGTTATCTATCTACGCCACTTTATCAATTTGAAGACGAAGAATAA
- the tilS gene encoding tRNA lysidine(34) synthetase TilS encodes MDRIIHTFISKHQLLEPNDKVLVAVSGGPDSIALLHFLCSLRKTMPLKIIALSVDHGLRGQESMEDLDFVENICNKWDVEFVGTSVDVNSYKEESGKGTQEAARTLRYFFFEKMMNTYQADKLAMGHHGDDQAETIMMQLVRSARPEAVHGIPVKRPFANGEIIRPLLGVSKAQIASYLATHHIEARIDPTNEETDYTRNAFRRHVLPFMKEQNPKFHQHMQAWSERVRDERVYIREQAQEVLKTVHFSSNVEKFVQFSNRSFKTFPLALQRTAFHLILNYLYMKQNEDISYLHEEMFMNLLSDEKPNATLDFPQGLKVTRAYDEITLSFHAAQEPEAFSYTFQPGEEANLPDGSLVIAEWTEECESAGRYVHLCDSHHVKLPLVVRTRKDGDRMRLKGMRGSKKVKDIFIDQKVPARLRDTWPIVTDQTGEILWVVGLKKGGVLIDLSSGPWLRLQYKNKADT; translated from the coding sequence ATGGATCGGATTATCCATACGTTCATCTCAAAACACCAACTACTAGAACCGAATGATAAAGTACTCGTTGCTGTATCTGGAGGGCCGGACTCAATCGCCCTTCTTCATTTTTTGTGTTCTTTAAGAAAGACAATGCCTCTGAAAATTATCGCGCTTTCCGTTGACCATGGATTACGGGGGCAGGAATCCATGGAAGACCTTGATTTTGTCGAAAACATTTGTAATAAATGGGATGTAGAATTTGTCGGAACTTCAGTGGATGTGAATTCGTATAAAGAAGAATCAGGGAAAGGGACACAAGAAGCTGCACGTACCCTCCGCTACTTTTTTTTCGAAAAGATGATGAATACGTATCAGGCTGATAAGCTCGCAATGGGTCACCATGGGGATGATCAGGCTGAAACAATCATGATGCAGCTTGTGAGAAGTGCCCGCCCGGAAGCGGTCCACGGAATCCCTGTAAAGCGACCGTTTGCTAACGGTGAAATCATTCGTCCGTTGTTGGGAGTTTCCAAAGCTCAGATCGCCTCCTACCTTGCAACTCACCATATCGAAGCAAGAATTGATCCAACGAATGAAGAGACAGATTATACTCGCAATGCTTTCCGCCGGCATGTCTTGCCTTTTATGAAAGAACAAAATCCTAAATTCCATCAACATATGCAGGCGTGGAGTGAAAGGGTCAGAGACGAAAGGGTATACATAAGAGAGCAGGCGCAAGAAGTCCTGAAAACCGTTCATTTTTCTTCAAATGTTGAGAAATTCGTACAATTTTCAAATCGATCTTTTAAAACATTCCCGCTTGCTTTACAAAGGACAGCCTTTCATCTAATATTGAACTATCTGTATATGAAGCAAAACGAAGACATTTCTTATTTGCATGAAGAAATGTTCATGAACCTTTTAAGTGATGAAAAACCGAACGCAACCTTGGATTTTCCGCAAGGTTTAAAAGTGACACGAGCCTATGATGAAATCACATTATCTTTTCACGCTGCGCAGGAACCAGAAGCGTTCTCATACACCTTCCAACCAGGGGAGGAGGCAAATCTGCCTGATGGTTCGTTAGTAATTGCAGAGTGGACAGAAGAGTGCGAATCTGCAGGTCGGTATGTACACCTATGTGATTCCCATCACGTAAAGCTGCCTCTAGTGGTTCGCACACGAAAAGATGGCGATCGAATGCGCTTAAAAGGGATGAGAGGATCGAAAAAAGTGAAAGATATTTTTATCGATCAAAAAGTCCCTGCAAGATTGCGTGATACATGGCCGATTGTGACAGATCAAACAGGAGAAATCTTATGGGTGGTCGGTTTAAAAAAAGGCGGGGTTCTTATCGACCTGTCTTCAGGTCCATGGCTTCGGTTACAATATAAAAACAAAGCAGACACGTAG
- the folP gene encoding dihydropteroate synthase, producing MGFQLQTTNKTYDLTKETLVMGILNVTPDSFSDGGLYFDIDKSVNQAVEMEKQGAHILDIGGESTRPGHAPVSVDEELSRVLPAIEAIKGVVGIPISIDTYKAEVAEQAVAAGASIINDVWGARKEPQMAKVAARYKVPIILTHNRTDQNYSSLIDDMKKDLEESIQITKDAGVDDEKIILDPGIGFAKSQEDNLEVMRRLKDFHELGYPILLGTSRKSFIGTVLDLPKDKRMEGTGATVCYGVAQGVQIVRVHDVKPIVRMTKMMDAMLGKDETDG from the coding sequence ATGGGCTTTCAACTACAAACAACTAATAAAACATATGACCTGACTAAAGAGACGCTCGTGATGGGAATATTGAATGTGACCCCTGATTCGTTCTCTGACGGAGGTCTTTATTTTGATATAGATAAGTCAGTTAACCAAGCCGTGGAAATGGAAAAGCAAGGAGCTCATATTCTTGATATTGGTGGGGAATCCACACGTCCTGGTCATGCCCCGGTATCCGTGGATGAAGAACTCAGCCGTGTTTTACCTGCTATTGAAGCAATAAAAGGTGTTGTCGGCATTCCGATTTCCATCGATACCTATAAAGCAGAAGTTGCTGAGCAAGCAGTGGCAGCCGGGGCTTCAATCATCAATGATGTATGGGGGGCGCGGAAAGAACCGCAAATGGCCAAAGTGGCAGCCCGATATAAAGTGCCGATCATTTTGACTCATAATCGAACAGACCAAAATTATTCCTCTCTCATTGATGATATGAAAAAGGACTTGGAGGAAAGTATCCAGATTACTAAAGATGCTGGAGTGGATGATGAGAAGATCATTTTAGATCCCGGGATCGGCTTCGCTAAAAGCCAGGAAGATAATCTTGAGGTTATGCGCCGTCTGAAGGATTTCCACGAACTTGGCTATCCGATCCTGTTAGGGACATCCAGGAAGTCTTTTATTGGAACAGTTCTGGACCTGCCTAAGGATAAACGTATGGAGGGGACAGGAGCAACTGTATGTTACGGTGTAGCCCAAGGGGTGCAAATCGTAAGAGTTCATGATGTGAAACCGATCGTAAGAATGACGAAAATGATGGATGCTATGCTCGGAAAGGATGAGACGGATGGATAA
- the lysS gene encoding lysine--tRNA ligase, with the protein MTEELNEHMRVRRDKMNAHREQGVDPFGDKFERTDYAEELKEKYDQYTKEELEEKQFPATIAGRIMTKRGKGKAGFTHIQDLTGQIQLYIRKDRIGEEAYELFNSADLGDIVGVTGVMFKTKVGELSVKADEFQLLTKSLRPLPEKFHGLQDVEQRYRQRYLDLITNPESRDTFVLRSKIIQSMRRYLDGLGFLEVETPLMHGIPGGASARPFITHHNALDMQLYMRIAIELHLKRLIVGGLEKVYEIGRVFRNEGISTRHNPEFTMIELYEAYADYHDIMNLTENMVAHIAKEVLGMTKVNYNDQEIDLEPEWTRLHMVDAIKEYTGVDFWEKMTDQQAKELADEHSIEIKETMTFGHIVNEFFEQRVEEKLIQPTFIYGHPIEISPLAKKNPEDERFTDRFELFIVGREHANAFSELNDPIDQRERFESQLKEREEGNDEAHMMDEDFLEALEYGMPPTGGLGIGIDRLVMLLTNSPSIRDVLLFPQMRHRD; encoded by the coding sequence ATGACAGAAGAACTCAATGAACACATGCGGGTGCGTCGAGATAAGATGAATGCCCATCGTGAACAAGGCGTTGACCCTTTTGGTGATAAATTCGAGCGTACTGACTATGCAGAAGAACTTAAAGAAAAATATGATCAATATACAAAAGAAGAACTCGAAGAAAAGCAGTTTCCAGCAACAATCGCTGGTCGCATCATGACAAAACGCGGGAAAGGCAAAGCTGGGTTCACTCACATTCAAGATCTTACGGGCCAAATCCAGCTTTACATCCGGAAAGACCGCATCGGTGAAGAAGCATACGAGTTGTTTAATTCAGCTGACCTCGGCGATATTGTCGGTGTTACCGGAGTGATGTTCAAAACAAAAGTAGGGGAACTATCGGTTAAAGCGGATGAATTTCAACTACTTACAAAATCACTTCGTCCACTTCCTGAAAAATTCCACGGCTTACAAGATGTTGAGCAACGTTACCGCCAGCGTTATTTAGATTTGATTACAAATCCTGAAAGCAGAGATACATTTGTCCTGCGAAGTAAAATAATTCAGTCTATGCGCCGTTATTTAGATGGGTTAGGCTTCTTGGAAGTAGAGACTCCTCTTATGCACGGAATTCCAGGAGGGGCGTCTGCTCGTCCGTTTATAACACATCATAATGCTCTGGACATGCAGCTTTATATGCGCATCGCGATTGAACTTCACTTGAAGCGTCTTATTGTAGGTGGACTGGAGAAAGTGTATGAAATTGGCCGAGTTTTCCGTAACGAAGGGATTTCTACACGTCACAACCCTGAATTTACAATGATAGAGCTTTATGAAGCGTATGCTGATTACCATGACATCATGAACCTTACAGAGAACATGGTGGCTCATATCGCTAAAGAAGTCCTTGGCATGACGAAAGTGAACTATAATGATCAAGAAATTGATCTGGAGCCAGAATGGACGCGCCTGCATATGGTAGACGCTATTAAAGAGTACACAGGAGTAGACTTCTGGGAGAAGATGACGGATCAACAGGCTAAAGAGTTGGCTGATGAACACAGCATAGAGATTAAAGAAACAATGACATTCGGTCATATCGTTAATGAGTTTTTCGAACAACGGGTTGAAGAAAAGCTTATACAACCAACCTTTATTTATGGTCATCCGATTGAAATCTCTCCGTTAGCTAAGAAGAATCCTGAAGATGAGCGATTCACAGACCGTTTTGAACTCTTCATTGTTGGGCGCGAGCATGCGAACGCATTCTCTGAACTTAATGATCCGATTGACCAAAGGGAGCGTTTTGAGTCTCAGTTGAAAGAAAGAGAAGAAGGTAACGATGAAGCTCATATGATGGATGAGGATTTCCTGGAAGCATTAGAATATGGAATGCCACCTACAGGGGGGCTGGGCATTGGTATAGATCGTCTAGTGATGCTGCTGACCAATTCACCATCTATCCGTGACGTGTTACTGTTCCCGCAAATGAGGCATCGTGATTAA
- the hpt gene encoding hypoxanthine phosphoribosyltransferase, which yields MHNEMEKVLISEEEIQEKCKELGALLSEEYDGRFPLAIGVLKGATPFMSDLLKRVETHLEMDFMDVSSYHGGMESSGEVKIVKDLDTKVEGRDILIIEDIIDSGRTLAYLVDLFKYRKANSIKIVTLLDKPTGRTADIKADTVGFEVPDEFVVGYGLDYQEKYRNLPYVGVLKPEVYGG from the coding sequence ATGCATAATGAAATGGAAAAGGTCTTGATTTCTGAAGAGGAGATCCAGGAAAAGTGCAAGGAACTGGGAGCTCTGCTGAGCGAAGAATATGACGGGCGGTTCCCATTGGCAATCGGAGTCTTGAAAGGTGCTACCCCATTCATGTCCGATCTCTTAAAAAGAGTGGAGACCCATTTAGAAATGGACTTCATGGATGTGTCCAGTTACCACGGAGGTATGGAATCTTCAGGAGAAGTCAAAATTGTTAAGGACCTTGATACTAAAGTAGAAGGAAGAGATATTCTGATCATAGAGGATATCATTGATAGTGGACGTACGCTTGCATACCTTGTCGACTTGTTCAAGTATCGTAAAGCGAATTCGATTAAAATCGTAACACTTCTAGATAAACCGACAGGCCGTACTGCTGATATTAAAGCGGATACAGTAGGCTTCGAAGTCCCTGATGAATTTGTAGTCGGTTATGGGTTGGATTATCAGGAAAAATATCGAAACTTGCCATATGTCGGGGTATTGAAACCTGAAGTTTATGGTGGTTAA
- a CDS encoding type III pantothenate kinase has translation MNFVLDVGNTNTVLGVFENESLQYQWRIKTDRHKTEDEYGMLIKSLLDHEGLKFEDIDGVIISSVVPPIMFALDRMSRYYFKKQPMIIGEGLVDHGLPMQYPHPDEIGADRIVNAVGAIDEYPLPLVIIDFGTATTYCYINPAGEYVGGAIAPGINISMEALYAKAAKLPKIEIKSPEHVIGQSTVEAMQSGVFYGYVGQVDEVVRRMKETSDQPPTVIATGGLANLIAGQSRTIDQVDPFLTLKGLHKIYQRNKEKKVFKGE, from the coding sequence ATGAATTTTGTCCTTGATGTGGGAAATACCAATACTGTCTTAGGTGTATTTGAAAACGAATCGCTGCAATACCAATGGAGAATAAAAACTGATCGTCATAAAACTGAAGATGAATACGGAATGCTGATAAAATCATTGCTGGACCATGAGGGCCTTAAATTTGAAGATATTGATGGTGTCATCATTTCTTCAGTTGTGCCGCCTATTATGTTTGCACTCGACCGGATGTCTCGTTATTATTTTAAAAAGCAGCCCATGATTATTGGGGAAGGTCTTGTTGATCATGGCTTGCCGATGCAATATCCTCACCCTGACGAAATCGGGGCTGACCGGATTGTCAATGCGGTGGGAGCTATCGATGAGTATCCATTACCTTTAGTCATTATTGATTTTGGTACAGCCACAACCTACTGCTATATTAATCCGGCCGGTGAATATGTCGGTGGTGCTATTGCCCCGGGAATAAACATTTCGATGGAAGCTCTGTATGCAAAAGCCGCGAAACTTCCGAAAATTGAAATCAAAAGCCCGGAACACGTCATTGGCCAAAGCACAGTGGAGGCTATGCAATCAGGGGTTTTTTACGGATATGTCGGCCAAGTGGATGAAGTGGTGCGCCGAATGAAGGAAACTTCAGATCAACCCCCTACCGTAATTGCTACAGGCGGGCTGGCTAATTTAATTGCCGGACAGTCGAGAACGATTGATCAAGTAGATCCTTTCTTAACCCTTAAAGGTCTTCATAAAATATACCAGCGCAACAAAGAGAAAAAAGTTTTTAAAGGAGAATGA
- the folB gene encoding dihydroneopterin aldolase — MDKIYVNQMEFWGYHGLFPEENKLGQRFYVDLELELDLEPAAQTDDMTKSIDYGAIYEVAKKIVEGKAFHLVESVAEQIAQELFAQFLMLDACLVKVYKPDPPIPGHYKSVAIEIHRSRPS, encoded by the coding sequence ATGGATAAAATTTATGTAAACCAAATGGAATTCTGGGGTTATCACGGATTGTTTCCGGAAGAGAATAAATTAGGACAGCGTTTTTATGTTGACCTTGAATTGGAGCTGGATTTGGAACCAGCAGCTCAAACGGATGATATGACCAAATCCATTGATTATGGGGCCATTTATGAAGTGGCGAAGAAGATTGTGGAGGGGAAGGCCTTTCACTTGGTGGAATCAGTAGCTGAGCAAATTGCACAAGAGTTATTTGCACAATTCCTCATGTTAGATGCATGCTTAGTGAAAGTGTACAAGCCTGATCCTCCGATCCCGGGTCATTACAAATCCGTCGCTATAGAAATTCACAGGAGTCGGCCTTCATGA
- the folK gene encoding 2-amino-4-hydroxy-6-hydroxymethyldihydropteridine diphosphokinase: MNTAYIALGSNIAKREEFLKDAITLLDEHNDIQVTKKSSVYETAPVGYKEQNDFLNMVIKVQTNLPPLHLLDYCQGIEQELGRKRVVKWGPRTIDLDILLYNHENMKAERLTIPHPHMQERAFVMVPLADLDADVVLPHIKQTVAEVLGHLPATEVESIREWGSV, translated from the coding sequence ATGAACACTGCTTATATTGCGCTGGGGTCCAACATAGCAAAAAGAGAAGAATTTCTGAAAGATGCTATTACCCTGTTGGATGAACATAATGATATCCAGGTGACCAAAAAGTCATCTGTGTATGAAACGGCACCTGTAGGTTATAAAGAACAAAACGATTTTTTGAATATGGTCATCAAGGTACAGACAAATTTACCGCCTCTTCACTTACTGGACTATTGCCAAGGGATTGAGCAAGAGTTAGGAAGAAAAAGAGTGGTTAAATGGGGGCCGAGAACGATAGACCTTGACATTTTGCTCTATAATCATGAAAATATGAAAGCAGAACGTCTTACGATCCCTCATCCTCATATGCAGGAAAGGGCGTTCGTAATGGTCCCGTTGGCGGACTTGGATGCTGACGTAGTCCTTCCTCATATAAAGCAGACAGTTGCAGAAGTGCTGGGACATCTACCAGCAACGGAAGTAGAAAGCATTAGAGAGTGGGGAAGCGTTTGA
- the ftsH gene encoding ATP-dependent zinc metalloprotease FtsH translates to MNRIFRNTIFYLLIFLVVIGVVGLFRGQGDAQTEYNVNEFYNKLNNGEIEEMTIQPVNGVIRVTGHEEGAEEGETFIAKIPANDQVISNITQTAQEQSVLSVEEEEQPSAWVTFLTSIIPFVIIFILFFFLLNQAQGGGSRVMNFGKSKAKMYSEEKKKVRFKDVAGADEEKQELVEVVDFLKDPRKFTAVGARIPKGVLLVGPPGTGKTLLARAVAGEAGVPFFSISGSDFVEMFVGVGASRVRDLFENAKKNAPGIIFIDEIDAVGRQRGAGLGGGHDEREQTLNQLLVEMDGFGVNEGIIIIAATNRPDILDPALLRPGRFDRQITVDRPDVKGREAVLTVHTKDKPLSENVDLKTIALRTPGFSGADLENLLNEAALVAARGDKKMIDMYDVDEAIDRVIAGPAKKSRVISTKERNIVAHHESGHTVIGMVLDDADMVHKVTIVPRGQAGGYAVMLPKEDRYFMTKPELFDKITGLLGGRVAEEVMFGEVSTGAHNDFQRATSIARKMVTEYGMSEKLGPLQFGSNSGGQVFLGRDIQNEQNYSDQIAYEIDQEVKNFIDHCYNRAKTILTENKDKLELTAKTLLDVETLDATQIRSLFDKGRLPTDDELEEIARKNNAKIKNNTSSTDEDVRVNIQSKEDERQEEQEQTGEHSEEETHQNEESQDENDSTDSEDRRS, encoded by the coding sequence ATGAACCGGATATTTCGTAACACTATATTTTACTTACTTATCTTCCTCGTAGTAATCGGCGTGGTCGGTCTATTCCGAGGTCAAGGTGATGCGCAAACTGAATATAATGTCAATGAGTTCTACAATAAATTAAACAATGGTGAAATTGAGGAAATGACCATTCAGCCTGTCAATGGGGTGATTCGTGTCACTGGTCATGAGGAAGGTGCTGAAGAAGGGGAAACCTTCATAGCGAAAATTCCTGCAAATGATCAAGTCATATCAAATATTACACAAACCGCTCAAGAACAGAGCGTGCTAAGTGTCGAAGAGGAAGAGCAACCCAGTGCATGGGTGACTTTCCTGACATCAATCATTCCGTTCGTCATTATTTTCATCTTATTCTTCTTCTTGCTTAACCAGGCACAAGGTGGCGGAAGTCGTGTGATGAACTTTGGTAAGAGTAAGGCGAAGATGTATTCAGAAGAGAAGAAGAAAGTTCGCTTTAAGGATGTAGCAGGAGCAGATGAAGAGAAGCAGGAGCTTGTTGAGGTCGTTGACTTCTTGAAAGATCCTCGTAAATTCACTGCTGTAGGTGCCCGTATTCCGAAAGGTGTTCTATTAGTTGGACCGCCTGGTACAGGTAAAACGTTATTAGCCCGTGCTGTTGCTGGTGAAGCTGGCGTACCATTCTTCTCTATCAGTGGTTCTGACTTCGTTGAAATGTTCGTCGGTGTCGGTGCTTCACGTGTCCGTGATTTATTCGAAAACGCGAAAAAGAATGCCCCGGGCATCATCTTTATTGATGAGATAGATGCGGTTGGTCGTCAACGTGGCGCCGGCCTTGGTGGAGGACACGATGAGCGTGAACAAACGTTGAACCAGCTGCTTGTGGAAATGGATGGTTTTGGAGTCAATGAAGGAATAATCATCATTGCAGCCACAAACCGACCAGATATCCTAGACCCGGCGCTTCTGCGTCCTGGTCGTTTCGACCGTCAAATTACAGTGGACCGCCCGGATGTCAAAGGTCGTGAAGCTGTACTTACGGTTCATACGAAGGATAAGCCGCTTTCTGAAAATGTTGATCTGAAGACGATCGCTCTTCGTACTCCTGGCTTCTCAGGTGCCGATTTAGAAAACTTACTGAACGAAGCTGCTCTTGTAGCTGCTCGTGGAGATAAGAAGATGATTGATATGTATGATGTGGATGAAGCCATTGACCGGGTTATTGCGGGACCAGCTAAGAAGAGCCGTGTCATTTCTACGAAAGAGCGTAACATTGTTGCTCACCACGAGAGTGGCCACACGGTGATAGGTATGGTGCTAGATGATGCGGATATGGTTCATAAAGTTACGATTGTTCCGCGAGGACAAGCTGGCGGATATGCTGTCATGCTTCCAAAAGAAGATCGTTACTTCATGACTAAGCCTGAGCTATTCGACAAGATCACAGGTCTTCTCGGTGGTCGTGTCGCAGAAGAGGTTATGTTCGGTGAAGTAAGTACAGGTGCTCATAACGATTTCCAACGTGCAACCAGTATAGCTCGTAAGATGGTCACAGAGTATGGAATGAGTGAAAAACTAGGTCCGTTACAGTTCGGTTCCAACTCTGGAGGTCAAGTCTTCTTAGGTCGGGACATCCAGAATGAACAGAATTATAGTGATCAGATTGCTTATGAAATCGATCAGGAAGTGAAGAACTTCATTGATCATTGTTACAACCGTGCGAAAACGATTTTGACTGAAAATAAAGACAAGCTGGAATTGACCGCGAAGACATTGTTAGATGTCGAAACTTTAGATGCGACTCAAATCCGCTCCTTGTTCGATAAAGGACGTCTTCCTACGGATGATGAACTTGAAGAAATCGCAAGAAAAAACAATGCGAAAATCAAGAATAATACATCTTCTACAGACGAAGATGTACGTGTGAACATTCAATCCAAAGAAGATGAACGACAAGAAGAACAGGAACAAACAGGTGAGCATTCTGAAGAAGAAACTCATCAAAATGAAGAATCACAAGACGAGAATGACTCGACAGATTCAGAAGATCGTCGTTCTTAA
- the hslO gene encoding Hsp33 family molecular chaperone HslO — translation MSDYLVRALAYDGQVRAYAVQSTETVEEARRRQDAWTTTSAALGRTLTISAMMGAMLKGDDKITIKIEGDGPIGAIIADANSKGEVRGYVKNPHVDFDLNAEGKLDVARAVGTSGTLSVVKDLGMKDHFTGQVPLVSGEISEDFTYYFANSEQVPSAVGAGVLVDTDYSILASGGFIVQMMPGADEKTTSEIEKRLTEMPAISSLVRDGNTPEEILHTVLGEENVQILDTMPVKFQCRCSRERVEVAISSLGDEEIQRMIEEDQGAEAKCHFCNEEYLFDVPDLNGLKSNDSDSTS, via the coding sequence ATGTCAGATTATTTAGTTCGCGCACTGGCCTATGATGGACAGGTCAGAGCTTATGCAGTACAGTCTACAGAAACTGTTGAGGAAGCAAGACGCAGACAGGACGCATGGACCACAACATCAGCCGCTCTCGGAAGAACGTTGACGATCAGTGCCATGATGGGGGCCATGCTTAAAGGTGACGATAAAATAACGATAAAAATTGAAGGGGATGGACCAATCGGGGCGATTATCGCAGATGCGAACTCCAAAGGGGAAGTCCGAGGGTACGTTAAAAACCCGCATGTCGATTTTGATTTGAATGCTGAAGGGAAACTGGATGTAGCCCGGGCTGTAGGCACATCAGGCACCCTGAGTGTCGTTAAAGACTTGGGGATGAAGGATCACTTCACCGGACAGGTGCCACTGGTTTCAGGTGAGATCAGTGAAGATTTCACTTATTACTTTGCTAACTCAGAACAAGTCCCATCAGCTGTAGGCGCGGGTGTCCTTGTAGATACCGATTATTCAATCCTCGCATCCGGAGGTTTTATCGTTCAGATGATGCCAGGGGCTGACGAAAAAACCACAAGCGAAATTGAAAAAAGATTGACTGAGATGCCTGCCATTTCCTCATTGGTGAGGGATGGAAACACTCCAGAAGAAATTTTACACACAGTTCTTGGAGAAGAGAATGTCCAAATCTTAGACACCATGCCAGTGAAATTTCAGTGCCGTTGTTCACGTGAACGCGTAGAAGTGGCCATTTCAAGTCTGGGGGATGAAGAAATCCAAAGAATGATTGAAGAGGATCAGGGGGCAGAAGCCAAGTGTCATTTTTGTAATGAAGAATATCTATTTGACGTGCCTGATTTGAATGGATTAAAATCCAATGATTCAGATTCTACCTCATAA